In the Gorilla gorilla gorilla isolate KB3781 chromosome 1, NHGRI_mGorGor1-v2.1_pri, whole genome shotgun sequence genome, TTGCAAATAGATTcagtagatttattttttaagtacaaTGAAATTCAATACATTTCaaagttttataaataaatagttgagtttttgtttattttttcctttccagacTGTGATTCTGGTCCTTGTTCACAAGTGCTTTTGCAAAAAGCTACTTAGGCCACTTTAGGAAATTAGAAAGCTGTGACTAGATACCCCCATTTGTATTTTTGGGCTGGGGCCAGAGTATAAGTAGAGGCCCACAGGTATAAGTACAGCACACCCTCCTCTTCTTTCCATACTTCCAAAATGCTGGCCTAGCCACTCATAGACACATACCCCTGGAAAACTTTTTTGGGAGAGGGGAAGAGGTCTGCCCAAGTGCTGGAAGTAGGCTTGGTGCTACTTGAGCAGGATCTTCCAGGTTCCTAAATGAGCATGGGCTAAGGCAGGGGGTATATGGATACTAGGTACAGGTTTCCCCTTGACTATTCAACTATTCTGTGGACTTCCTGCTCTGTGGGGAGGGGCACAGCCAAAGGAGGCCAGAATGCAGTGCCTCTACAGCATATGGCAGTACTGGCTCTGAAGGTCCATCTTAGGACTGGGCCAGCAGTAAGGAAGATGCTGTGATCTATggcttctgtctctctttttctgtttttggcttAATATGTCTAGGATCAACACAGCTCATCACAGAattataaaggaagaagaaaacatttgaacAAGGATGATGATGTACTAGGAGGAGGCCAGCAACAGAGATCCTGAGTTCTGGAAAGCCTGCCTTAGGTGCAACAATAACAAACTTGTTCTCCTATTCCAAGAACAGAGCATGTAGGAACCTCCCTCTCTATAAGCAAGTAGGCTTCAAACTGGAGCCAATTCCTGCTGAGCTAAGAATACAAACACCACTAGTTCAGGTTTACAACCCACCCTGGACAGGAATGAGGCAGGAGTTTCCTGGAGCCTAGGGTCTCAGCCCTTAACAGGATTCTCTTCCTGTCTAAAACAGAGTAACACATAAAAAGCTCTATCATGCCTGATTTTGTCCCTGCAGATAACAACACCATCTCAGAACTCAGCTCCCTACATGAGGAGGACAGCAATTTCCGCCAGTCTTTCCATCAGATGAGAAGCAAGCAGTTCCCTGTGTCTGGGGACTTGGAGAGCAATCCTGACTATTGGTCAGGTGTCATGGGAGGCAGCAGTGGGGCAAGCCGCGGGCCCTCAGCCATGGAGTATAACAAAGAGGATCGAGAGAGCTTCAGGCACAGGTGATGGCTGTGAGGGGCAGGTCTGGTCGGTGTGAGGGGGCAGGAGCTGGAAGGCAGGGTAGATCGGAGGCAAGGAAGATGCCATCCAGTAGCATCTCTGTCTCCCATTCCAGGTTATCCTGACACATCTCTCTTTCTACAGGATATTGAACATCTCACATTTGTCAAGACAGGGAACACTTGTGACAACATGTGTAGAAgtaattattcaagacctttgaAATGGGTCCCCTAGACCCTTTAATGAACATTAATATATCTCTGCCCTTCTCATATATTTTATCCTATAACCTCTAAAAAATCCCACCCAtcatctccatcttttttttgtttttttcggtagagacagggttttgccacgttgaccagactggtcttgaactcctgagctcaagcgatccacccaccttggccttccaaagtgctgggattacaggcatgagccatcatgcctggccatctCCCTCATTTTTGATCATTTAGTATATGAAAGGTAAAATGCCAAGCACTTCTcttacatttaattctcataactctAAAGGGCAGCTACTGTTAATGCCCGTATTTTAAGCTGGGAAAATGGAAACTTCTAGGTGCTAAGGCACTTACCCAGGTGATGTGGACTCCCACAACAATTGTGGGAGGCTAAGATTTGCTATTCCCCCTAAATAGCACCTTCACCACTCATCTGTCCTTTACCTTAAAAGACAGTCGACATTGCCTTTCCCTTACAAATTGCAAGTGTCCTTCTCCCCTCCTGCCCCAGTAGGTAACTTGGCCCTTGGCTCTGAGGGAAGAAAAGGCCTCTCTGTGTGTCACCACACATTACAGGGACTCCTGGGACCATAACTGTGTGTACTGACACCTGCGCTGGCTTTGAGGGTGGAGACGTGTGGCTGTCAACCAGAGGTCACAACATAATGACCAGAAGGCAGCCCCACGGTAGGTCAGTATTCCATAGGATACAGAATATGTTCTATCCACACAACCCCATTTTGATGCGTGGCACACGAGTGGAATAGACTCGGTTGCCCCTACTTGACGTTCTGGGGTGTGAGAGGAGCCTGGAATGCTTCATCCAGCCTGGAGCGGAGCTGAGGCTCAGGCCGAGGTCTCCTGAGCGTGGCCCCAGGACACAATGGGTGCTCTTGGGAGCCCTACCTCGAGCTCCAGGGAGGGACCGGCCGTCTGACCCCCTCCTTCTCTGCCCGCAGCCAGCCGCGCTCCAAGTCCGAGATGCTGTCGCGGAAGAACTTCGCCACGGGGGTGCCGGCCGTTTCCATGGACGAGCTGGCGGCCTTCGCTGACTCCTACGGCCAGCGGCCCCGTCGGGCCGACGGCAACAGTCACGAGGCGCGGGGCGGGAGCCGCTTCGAGCGCTCGGAGTCACGGGCGCACAGCGGCTTCTACCAGGACGACTCCTTGGAGGAGTACTACGGTCAGCGCAGCCGCAGCCGCGAGCCCCTGACCGATGCTGACCGCGGCTGGGCCTTCAGCCCCGCGCGCCGCAGACCTGCCGAGGACGCGCACCTGCCACGGCTGGTGAGCCGCACGCCAGGCACTGCACCCAAATACGACCACTCGTACCTGGGCAGCGCGCGGGAGCGCCAGGCGCGGCCCGAGGGCGCCAGCCGCGGTGGCAGCCTGGAGACGCCATCCAAGCGGAGCGCGCAGCTCGGCCCGCGCAGCGCCTCCTACTACGCTTGGTCGCCGCCCGGCACCTACAAGGCCGGCTCGTCGCAGGACGACCAGGAGGACGCGTCCGACGACGCGCTGCCGCCCTACAGCGAGCTGGAGCTGACCCGCGGCCCGTCCTACCGCGGCCGCGACCTTCCCTACCACAGCAACTcggagaagaagaggaaaaaggagcCCGCCAAGAAAACCGTGAGACTGCGTCTGCCTCCCCTCCTCCGAGGGGACTGAGCGGGAGCCCCCAGGCAGGGCGGGCAGTGTCGCTGTCTGGGGGCCGGGGAGGTGGCGAGGCGGGAGGGTCCTTCCCGGAGAGGCCGCAGGGGCCTGCCTGGGCGAGTTCGTCCGCGGATGCTAGGCCGGGGGCTTTTTCAGCCTCACTCTGTCCAAGGCCagatgaaggaaggaagcaagggctGGGAGAGTTGAAAAACAGGCAGAAAGTTGAAGGCGTGTACATGGTTTTACAGGGAGCATTAGGTATTTAACCAACTCAGAAGCCTTTAGCATCAGGGATCCCAGGAGCCATCACCACCACCGGCCTTCAGTGGGCTTCTGAGGTCTGTGTGCAGAATCTTCAATGCATCCTTCTATGTGCattcctccccagccctgcttgGGGCGAGGGTTTGTAACTTGCATCCGATTTCCAAGAATCCACATCCCAGAGAAGGCTAAGAGCCACTGCTGTTTGCAAAGGACAACTCATGTCTGTCCTCTTTTGACGTTTTATTGAGTGTAAACTGCATTGTGCCCGTATATGTGAAGGAAATCCTTTGGTCCCTACCCAGTTCATTGTCTCTTTTGTAAGTGGTCTTATATAGActtcattattttcaaaatgcCAAGAGCTGCCTACTCCATCCCACAGCCCCAAAATGGGAGCCCTGGACCTCAGAGAAATGTTGGGGGACAGTCACAAATGTCTGCTGTGGGGTACCAAGGGCCTCTGACCCCCATGCTTTGGAGATCACTCTCCAAGCACAACTGCTTCTCCCCCTTCGCAATTACCCTGCCTCCCCACCATTCCGTTTTTTATGAATCCAAGCTGGACGTTTTCTTTAGTGTTTAGTATGGGGAGAAGGAATATGAACAGAAAAAGGTTTTGACACAATTATTAACCCTTCCAAAGGAAttcagtgtattttatttttccttaaataaaaaaaatgcaataacCAAAGTAGTATGAGTAGGGAAGAAACTTTCAGGCGATTTCAGGTTTATGGAATACCAACCACACTTGCTGTTGTGGAGCTCTAAACATAGTAGTTATCCTAAAGGGGGTGAAAGTTATTCTGTGACCATGGAACTAAGCCTATCAGATGTACGCTGGCTTTAGCCTCTACTGAGGCTTAGGATCAACCATCACAGGTCTAATGAAAGGTTCTGAGAATCAGGGGTGCCTGGCACTGAACGGGTTGTGGACTCTGCCCAGAGAACCATCTGTTATTCGTTGTTTTCTTTAACTAGCATGTGGCTTAATGTTGGGCTCTTTCT is a window encoding:
- the ILDR2 gene encoding immunoglobulin-like domain-containing receptor 2 isoform X5; translated protein: MDRVLLRWISLFWLTAMVEGLQVTVPDKKKVAMLFQPTVLRCHFSTSSHQPAVVQWKFKSYCQDRMGESLGMSSTRAQSLSKRNLEWDPYLDCLDSRRTVRVVASKQGSTVTLGDFYRGREITIVHDADLQIGKLMWGDSGLYYCIITTPDDLEGKNEDSVELLVLVRKGYRIQADKERDSMKVLYYVEKELAQFDPARRMRGRYNNTISELSSLHEEDSNFRQSFHQMRSKQFPVSGDLESNPDYWSGVMGGSSGASRGPSAMEYNKEDRESFRHSQPRSKSEMLSRKNFATGVPAVSMDELAAFADSYGQRPRRADGNSHEARGGSRFERSESRAHSGFYQDDSLEEYYGQRSRSREPLTDADRGWAFSPARRRPAEDAHLPRLVSRTPGTAPKYDHSYLGSARERQARPEGASRGGSLETPSKRSAQLGPRSASYYAWSPPGTYKAGSSQDDQEDASDDALPPYSELELTRGPSYRGRDLPYHSNSEKKRKKEPAKKTNDFPTRMSLVV
- the ILDR2 gene encoding immunoglobulin-like domain-containing receptor 2 isoform X4, producing MDRVLLRWISLFWLTAMVEGLQVTVPDKKKVAMLFQPTVLRCHFSTSSHQPAVVQWKFKSYCQDRMGESLGMSSTRAQSLSKRNLEWDPYLDCLDSRRTVRVVASKQGSTVTLGDFYRGREITIVHDADLQIGKLMWGDSGLYYCIITTPDDLEGKNEDSVELLVLEWVFVGLVLLGVFLFFVLVGICWCQCCPHSCCCYVRCPCCPDSCCCPQAFRKGYRIQADKERDSMKVLYYVEKELAQFDPARRMRGRYNNTISELSSLHEEDSNFRQSFHQMRSKQFPVSGDLESNPDYWSGVMGGSSGASRGPSAMEYNKEDRESFRHSQPRSKSEMLSRKNFATGVPAVSMDELAAFADSYGQRPRRADGNSHEARGGSRFERSESRAHSGFYQDDSLEEYYGQRSRSREPLTDADRGWAFSPARRRPAEDAHLPRLVSRTPGTAPKYDHSYLGSARERQARPEGASRGGSLETPSKRSAQLGPRSASYYAWSPPGTYKAGSSQDDQEDASDDALPPYSELELTRGPSYRGRDLPYHSNSEKKRKKEPAKKTNDFPTRMSLVV
- the ILDR2 gene encoding immunoglobulin-like domain-containing receptor 2 isoform X3, with amino-acid sequence MDRVLLRWISLFWLTAMVEGLQVTVPDKKKVAMLFQPTVLRCHFSTSSHQPAVVQWKFKSYCQDRMGESLGMSSTRAQSLSKRNLEWDPYLDCLDSRRTVRVVASKQGSTVTLGDFYRGREITIVHDADLQIGKLMWGDSGLYYCIITTPDDLEGKNEDSVELLVLGRTGLLADLLPSFAVEIMPEWVFVGLVLLGVFLFFVLVGICWCQCCPHSCCCYVRCPCCPDSCCCPQAFRKGYRIQADKERDSMKVLYYVEKELAQFDPARRMRGRYNNTISELSSLHEEDSNFRQSFHQMRSKQFPVSGDLESNPDYWSGVMGGSSGASRGPSAMEYNKEDRESFRHSQPRSKSEMLSRKNFATGVPAVSMDELAAFADSYGQRPRRADGNSHEARGGSRFERSESRAHSGFYQDDSLEEYYGQRSRSREPLTDADRGWAFSPARRRPAEDAHLPRLVSRTPGTAPKYDHSYLGSARERQARPEGASRGGSLETPSKRSAQLGPRSASYYAWSPPGTYKAGSSQDDQEDASDDALPPYSELELTRGPSYRGRDLPYHSNSEKKRKKEPAKKTNDFPTRMSLVV